The proteins below come from a single Psychrobacter sp. FDAARGOS_221 genomic window:
- the rsmI gene encoding 16S rRNA (cytidine(1402)-2'-O)-methyltransferase — MTTIDTPALSNTITDATAATNAPIIHSNPAQAALYIVATPIGNMGDITSRAIDILNQVDIIACEDTRTSGKLLSNFGISTQTWAYHEHNSEIQTPKIIEMIQRGHSIALISDAGTPLISDPGYQLVQAAHAAGVKLVPVVGASAAIGALSVAGLPSDKFSFVGFLPAKTHGRVKQLEQYAARTETLIFYEAPHRIVASLKDMAAVFGDNRPATLCRELTKTFETVKKATLGELAQFVEADNNQQKGEIVLVVGGDVNHTSDDDSVHDKLLLRLLEDLSVKKAAALASDITGVKKNALYQRLLELQDK, encoded by the coding sequence ATGACAACAATCGACACCCCTGCTCTATCTAACACCATAACTGACGCCACAGCAGCGACCAACGCACCCATTATCCACAGTAATCCTGCTCAGGCTGCACTGTATATTGTTGCCACACCCATCGGTAATATGGGCGACATAACCAGCCGTGCCATCGACATCCTTAATCAGGTCGATATCATTGCTTGTGAAGACACCCGCACCTCAGGCAAGCTGCTGTCTAACTTTGGTATTAGCACCCAGACTTGGGCGTACCATGAGCACAACAGTGAGATTCAAACCCCTAAGATTATTGAAATGATTCAGCGTGGTCATTCAATCGCCTTAATCAGTGATGCCGGCACGCCATTGATTAGTGATCCTGGCTATCAATTGGTGCAAGCGGCTCATGCTGCCGGTGTCAAATTAGTCCCTGTGGTTGGTGCTAGCGCCGCTATCGGTGCGTTAAGCGTGGCAGGTTTACCTTCTGACAAGTTCAGCTTTGTTGGCTTTTTACCCGCCAAAACCCATGGCCGCGTCAAGCAGCTTGAGCAATATGCCGCACGTACAGAGACCTTAATCTTCTATGAGGCCCCGCATCGCATTGTGGCCAGTTTAAAAGACATGGCTGCTGTATTCGGTGACAACCGCCCTGCAACCTTGTGTCGAGAGCTGACCAAAACCTTTGAAACAGTAAAAAAGGCCACCTTGGGTGAGCTGGCACAGTTTGTGGAGGCTGATAACAATCAGCAAAAAGGTGAGATCGTATTGGTCGTTGGCGGTGATGTGAACCACACCTCAGACGATGACAGCGTTCACGATAAGTTGTTACTACGTTTACTCGAAGACTTATCAGTCAAAAAAGCAGCGGCTTTGGCTTCTGATATTACTGGGGTTAAGAAAAACGCGCTGTATCAACGACTGCTTGAATTGCAGGATAAATAA
- the hisG gene encoding ATP phosphoribosyltransferase, producing MTDNNNELLNQADSDFNGLTLALSKGRILKETLPLLKAAGIELLEDPDKSRKLIFPTSHEHVRVLILRASDVPTYVEHGAADFGVAGKDVLLEYGAKHVYELLDLKIAQCKLMTAAIKGAELPNRRLRIATKYVNVARAYFASQGQQVDIIKLYGSMELAPLVGLGDLIVDVVDTGNTLRANGLEPRDHICDVSSRLIVNQVSYKRKFSLLEPILDSFKQSVDA from the coding sequence ATGACTGACAATAATAACGAACTACTCAATCAAGCAGATAGTGACTTTAATGGGCTAACGTTGGCATTATCAAAAGGGCGTATTCTAAAAGAGACTTTGCCACTGCTGAAAGCAGCCGGTATTGAGCTGCTAGAAGATCCTGATAAATCACGTAAATTGATATTCCCAACCTCGCATGAGCATGTGCGGGTACTAATTTTGCGCGCCAGTGATGTGCCGACCTATGTAGAGCATGGTGCTGCAGACTTCGGTGTGGCCGGTAAAGATGTGCTGCTTGAGTATGGCGCTAAGCATGTTTATGAGCTGCTGGATTTAAAAATCGCCCAATGTAAGTTAATGACAGCCGCTATCAAAGGTGCTGAATTACCCAACCGCCGCCTACGTATTGCGACTAAGTACGTTAATGTGGCACGTGCTTATTTTGCCAGTCAGGGTCAGCAAGTTGATATCATTAAGCTGTATGGCTCGATGGAGCTTGCGCCTTTAGTCGGCTTAGGTGATTTGATTGTTGACGTGGTCGATACTGGTAATACCTTACGTGCAAATGGCTTAGAGCCACGCGATCACATTTGTGACGTGTCGTCACGTTTGATTGTGAATCAGGTCAGCTATAAGCGCAAATTTAGTTTGCTTGAGCCTATTTTAGACAGCTTTAAACAAAGCGTTGATGCTTAA
- a CDS encoding EcsC family protein, translated as MDNKSKKPKAGRALFNGLDAAGHLARNNLERLGSLLDKVNAKSGKPSQFRAVDLSDYESNSKSVDNLFSQQALKSSQQLVGKRFATYGKYAKKVVPDSLFNKATEGAFTQLAKLAATWSEVDLPSEQRFAGIQGLSDQERNALARDIANQNRALATIGGVTGLAGLPGMLADTLWLLLVSLRTVYQLATVYDKPLTGKEGVKMAYKVVSHADLSKMQEKQTLLAGLGMAKGLLGNAQSQGLRNELKNSGMGNSNVQYYAEQVDKIAEQFNIDIDNMNLSWLTKLLPFSSVLIAAHYNSHLIEQVIGVARATFGPEPVTAKEAIADKSDSQSDNASSDDTDDSANSDDKASDDK; from the coding sequence ATGGATAATAAATCAAAAAAACCAAAAGCGGGTAGAGCTTTATTTAACGGTTTAGATGCTGCAGGACACCTAGCGCGCAATAATTTAGAGCGTTTAGGATCACTGCTTGATAAGGTCAATGCTAAGTCTGGTAAGCCTAGTCAATTTAGAGCGGTTGACCTATCTGACTATGAATCAAACTCTAAGTCAGTTGATAACTTATTCAGTCAGCAAGCGCTAAAATCATCGCAGCAGCTGGTAGGTAAACGCTTTGCCACTTACGGTAAATACGCTAAAAAAGTAGTTCCAGATAGCTTATTCAACAAAGCAACCGAAGGGGCATTCACTCAACTTGCCAAATTAGCCGCAACTTGGAGTGAAGTCGATTTACCAAGCGAGCAGCGTTTTGCTGGTATTCAAGGCTTAAGCGACCAAGAGCGTAATGCATTGGCTCGTGATATCGCGAACCAAAACCGTGCGCTTGCTACCATTGGCGGTGTGACTGGTTTAGCTGGTTTGCCAGGTATGTTGGCTGATACGTTATGGTTATTGCTAGTATCGCTACGTACGGTTTACCAATTAGCCACTGTTTATGATAAGCCATTAACCGGTAAAGAAGGCGTTAAAATGGCGTATAAAGTGGTTTCTCATGCTGATTTAAGCAAAATGCAAGAGAAGCAAACCTTGCTGGCGGGTCTTGGTATGGCTAAAGGCTTGTTAGGTAATGCTCAAAGCCAAGGCTTACGTAATGAGCTGAAAAACTCTGGCATGGGTAACAGCAACGTTCAGTACTATGCTGAGCAAGTCGATAAAATTGCAGAGCAGTTTAATATCGATATCGATAATATGAACTTAAGCTGGTTAACCAAGCTACTGCCTTTCTCATCAGTTCTAATCGCTGCGCATTATAACAGTCACTTGATTGAGCAAGTAATCGGTGTAGCAAGAGCTACATTTGGTCCTGAGCCAGTTACTGCTAAAGAAGCGATTGCTGATAAAAGCGATTCGCAATCAGACAACGCAAGCTCTGATGATACAGATGACAGTGCTAACTCAGACGACAAAGCGTCTGACGATAAATAA
- a CDS encoding anthranilate synthase component I family protein: MSNNRFQFNLAPAHQLLPHLTQLINDPTLIAAVSNTISSPLPCTRQNLTQTVQDLAWHLCWLNNDKHPVIGLLPKVAWTVYPPADLASLEVKIVKSQRLDNLQGQDTRHALHNQSEPNQSEQILSNKSQPISTQQTPEQLSYQDWIDELIHYSEQHQHSPQHNAETCSQAQHTAYQHGLMGFIGYDIGAKALSRDSKVMLADQPCAFIGHYDIYLTPCSDDYWQLHTQPSTSQAAIDMAVCILKLLEHYLQQQTVKVLPTPSLPLNPRWTQQDYQSAFAQTQQYLYQGDSYQINLTQQWLGQLPVSETSDKSYPASTDPTLTESDTTELHTVHQNRLNLVNYLPQLHQQTQAPFAGYLAISSDKPSANKTSEFELLSCSPELFVMFDKNADNEQRILTKPIKGTLPRGQTPQQDEQLKQQLADSEKDRAENVMIVDLLRNDLGKYAKTGSVQVPKLFAIESFSNVHHMVSSIVATIKPECHPLTVLFDSLPAGSITGTPKKRAVELISELEAEPRGAYCGTLGYLNFDGSGQWNVLIRSLQANAKKEVALWAGGGITVASQCDLEYQECLDKVGNLLAILAPQS; this comes from the coding sequence ATGAGCAATAACCGTTTCCAATTTAACCTTGCGCCTGCACATCAGCTACTGCCTCATCTGACCCAGCTGATTAATGATCCGACATTAATTGCAGCCGTTAGCAATACGATTTCGAGCCCATTACCTTGTACGCGGCAAAACCTGACGCAGACTGTACAAGATTTAGCTTGGCATCTTTGTTGGTTAAATAATGATAAGCACCCGGTGATTGGTCTGTTGCCCAAGGTTGCTTGGACGGTCTACCCGCCTGCTGACTTAGCCTCTTTAGAGGTTAAAATCGTGAAGTCACAACGTCTAGACAATCTTCAGGGTCAAGATACGCGGCACGCTCTGCATAATCAATCAGAGCCGAATCAATCTGAGCAAATCCTATCAAACAAAAGCCAGCCAATTTCTACGCAGCAAACACCCGAGCAACTTAGCTATCAAGACTGGATTGATGAGCTCATCCATTACTCAGAGCAGCATCAACACTCGCCACAACATAACGCGGAAACTTGCTCACAGGCACAGCACACCGCTTATCAACATGGGCTAATGGGATTTATTGGTTATGATATAGGCGCCAAAGCACTGAGTCGAGACTCCAAAGTCATGCTCGCCGATCAGCCCTGTGCGTTTATCGGACATTACGATATTTACTTAACACCTTGCAGTGATGATTATTGGCAGCTGCATACCCAGCCCTCGACATCTCAAGCAGCTATAGATATGGCCGTCTGCATATTAAAGCTGCTAGAACATTACTTGCAACAGCAAACAGTTAAGGTGCTACCCACACCAAGCTTACCCTTGAATCCACGCTGGACACAGCAAGATTATCAATCTGCATTTGCACAAACTCAGCAGTATCTGTATCAAGGTGACAGCTATCAAATCAACCTGACCCAACAATGGCTAGGACAACTGCCAGTGTCTGAGACCTCAGATAAGTCCTACCCTGCTTCGACTGACCCAACTTTGACTGAATCTGACACAACCGAGTTGCACACAGTTCATCAAAACAGATTAAACTTGGTGAACTATTTACCGCAATTACATCAGCAAACTCAGGCGCCATTTGCCGGCTACTTAGCAATAAGCTCAGATAAGCCATCAGCTAATAAAACTTCAGAGTTTGAGCTACTAAGCTGCTCACCTGAACTGTTTGTGATGTTCGATAAAAATGCTGATAACGAGCAACGTATCTTGACCAAGCCAATCAAAGGCACTTTGCCTCGTGGTCAAACGCCACAACAAGACGAGCAGCTAAAACAGCAACTGGCCGATAGTGAAAAAGACCGCGCTGAGAATGTGATGATTGTCGACTTACTGCGTAATGACTTGGGTAAATATGCTAAGACCGGTAGTGTGCAGGTGCCTAAGCTGTTCGCCATCGAAAGCTTTAGCAATGTGCATCATATGGTCAGCTCAATTGTGGCAACTATCAAACCAGAGTGTCATCCGTTGACCGTATTATTCGATAGTTTGCCTGCCGGCTCAATTACCGGCACACCCAAAAAGCGAGCGGTTGAATTAATCAGTGAACTGGAAGCTGAACCCCGAGGCGCCTATTGCGGCACCTTAGGCTATCTGAATTTTGATGGTAGCGGACAGTGGAATGTATTGATTCGCTCATTACAAGCCAATGCCAAAAAAGAAGTCGCGCTGTGGGCTGGCGGCGGCATCACAGTTGCCTCGCAATGTGATTTAGAATATCAAGAATGTTTGGATAAAGTAGGCAACTTATTGGCGATTTTAGCACCTCAATCGTAA
- a CDS encoding BolA family protein: protein MSMNADDLIAFLQPHFPEALIQAANQGNKFDVRVVDASFEGKRPVQRQQAVYALVNDIIASGEIHALNIQALTPEQWEQMQAGQ, encoded by the coding sequence ATGAGTATGAACGCTGATGATCTAATTGCATTTTTACAACCCCACTTTCCAGAGGCGCTCATTCAGGCAGCTAACCAAGGTAACAAATTTGATGTGCGTGTGGTCGATGCTAGCTTTGAAGGCAAACGTCCGGTGCAGCGTCAACAAGCAGTATATGCTTTGGTTAACGACATTATTGCCAGTGGTGAAATTCACGCCCTTAATATTCAAGCACTAACACCAGAACAGTGGGAGCAGATGCAGGCAGGTCAGTAG
- the murA gene encoding UDP-N-acetylglucosamine 1-carboxyvinyltransferase: MDQFLITGRSRIAGEVTISGAKNAALPLLAAMILAETPTTLNNVPSLQDVRTLVKLIAGMGIDIVKEGNTVRCDTSSIENYFAPYELVKTMRASILVLGPLLARFGEAEVSLPGGCAIGSRPVDQHLKAFKAMGADITVENGYVIAKAPEGGRLLGCEFSFDMVTVGGTENVLIAATLAKGTTILENCAREPEVVDLANMLVAMGAKIDGIGSATMTIEGVDSLHGCEYSVVADRIETGSYLAGALMTGGDVTTRNTDPQLLQPVLQKFEEMGAVITTGDDWIRAQMTGRPKPVDIRTQPHPGFPTDMQAQLMAVCCLADGTSTISENIFENRYMHVPELKRMGADIQVDGHTAIIRGIEQFNAAPVMATDLRASMSLVMAAAAAEGETVIDRIYHIDRGYENVEEKLRGLGVNIERIKPSADE, encoded by the coding sequence ATGGATCAATTTTTAATCACTGGCCGTAGTCGTATCGCAGGTGAAGTCACTATCTCAGGCGCAAAGAATGCCGCTTTGCCGTTGTTGGCAGCAATGATATTGGCGGAAACCCCGACGACTTTGAATAATGTTCCTTCCTTGCAAGATGTGCGCACTTTGGTCAAGCTCATCGCAGGTATGGGCATTGATATTGTCAAAGAAGGCAATACCGTGCGCTGTGATACCAGCAGTATCGAAAACTACTTTGCCCCTTATGAGCTGGTAAAAACCATGCGTGCCTCTATCTTAGTATTGGGTCCGCTATTGGCCAGATTCGGTGAAGCCGAAGTGTCATTACCTGGCGGCTGTGCTATTGGCTCACGTCCTGTTGATCAACATCTAAAAGCCTTTAAAGCGATGGGTGCTGATATCACTGTTGAAAACGGTTATGTTATTGCTAAAGCACCAGAAGGTGGTCGCTTATTAGGTTGTGAGTTTAGCTTTGATATGGTGACAGTCGGCGGTACTGAGAACGTACTGATTGCTGCAACCTTAGCGAAGGGCACCACTATTTTAGAAAACTGTGCACGTGAACCAGAAGTGGTTGATTTGGCCAATATGTTGGTGGCCATGGGCGCCAAGATTGACGGTATTGGCTCAGCGACAATGACCATTGAAGGTGTTGATAGCTTGCATGGCTGTGAATACTCTGTGGTTGCTGATCGTATCGAAACTGGCTCATATCTGGCAGGCGCATTGATGACGGGCGGCGATGTCACCACTAGAAATACCGATCCACAGTTGTTACAACCAGTGCTACAAAAATTTGAAGAAATGGGCGCTGTTATCACTACCGGTGATGATTGGATCCGCGCTCAAATGACAGGTCGTCCAAAGCCGGTAGATATTCGCACCCAGCCACACCCAGGTTTCCCAACCGATATGCAGGCGCAATTAATGGCGGTATGCTGTTTAGCGGACGGTACCAGTACCATTAGCGAGAATATTTTTGAAAACCGTTATATGCATGTGCCAGAGCTGAAGCGTATGGGTGCAGACATTCAGGTTGACGGGCATACCGCTATTATTCGTGGCATTGAGCAGTTTAATGCAGCGCCAGTAATGGCAACCGATCTACGTGCGTCGATGTCTTTAGTCATGGCAGCAGCAGCGGCAGAAGGTGAAACGGTGATTGACCGTATTTATCATATTGACCGTGGTTATGAAAATGTAGAAGAAAAGCTGCGCGGCTTGGGTGTTAATATTGAGCGTATTAAGCCAAGCGCTGATGAGTAA
- a CDS encoding DNA-3-methyladenine glycosylase family protein gives MNQQTNSKPQIRVIKDEQQLQRHIEALIDIEPRFDAVYQQVGMPDLRRNQGGFVRLIRAMVGQQLSVAAASSIWNKLESAGLIYPQAIIDADDDQLRAHGLSKQKIRYIRSLVAHDIDFESLEVMTDEEVIKTLTAVTGIGKWTAEMYLLFSLGRADVLAVDDLAIKVGAMDLLQLDARPTPKQLRDLTQDWSPYRSAASLLLWSHYGWLKDRQALPV, from the coding sequence ATGAATCAGCAAACAAATAGTAAACCACAGATACGAGTCATCAAGGATGAGCAGCAGCTGCAGCGTCATATTGAGGCATTGATTGATATTGAGCCACGTTTTGATGCGGTGTATCAGCAGGTAGGTATGCCTGATTTACGTCGCAATCAGGGCGGTTTTGTGCGACTGATAAGAGCGATGGTCGGACAGCAGCTGTCGGTTGCCGCTGCCAGCAGTATCTGGAATAAGCTAGAATCAGCAGGACTGATTTATCCGCAAGCAATTATTGATGCCGATGATGATCAGCTGCGTGCGCATGGATTGTCTAAACAAAAAATCCGCTATATTCGCTCGTTGGTAGCGCATGATATCGACTTTGAGTCGCTAGAAGTAATGACCGATGAGGAAGTGATTAAAACCTTAACCGCTGTCACCGGCATTGGCAAATGGACGGCAGAGATGTATTTGCTGTTTAGCTTAGGCCGCGCTGATGTATTGGCAGTAGATGATTTGGCGATTAAAGTTGGCGCAATGGATTTGCTACAGCTAGATGCCAGACCGACGCCTAAGCAGCTAAGAGATCTGACTCAAGACTGGTCGCCGTATCGCAGCGCGGCAAGCTTATTACTTTGGTCGCATTATGGTTGGCTAAAAGACCGTCAGGCGTTACCGGTTTAA
- the hisD gene encoding histidinol dehydrogenase, with protein sequence MRTLISTDANFDQQLDELLAFETVNDKQLLATVDDIIDQVRRQGDEAVLALTQKFDAHPATDMQQLLLTTEQLQQAYEGLDETVKAALNVAAERIESFHQHQRQPTWEYTDDLGNRLGQKVTPLDRVGIYVPGGLASYPSSVLMNALPAKVAGVPEIVMVVPAPKGELNSLVLAAAYLAGVKKVFTIGGAQAVAALAYGTETIAQVDKITGPGNKYVAAAKRAVFGQVGIDMIAGPSEVLVYAEGEAEDNADWLAMDLLSQAEHDTVAQSIFVTTSEQQLKDVDAAITKALTLLPKADIARESLQNRGALILVKDRREGLEVINRVAPEHLELSLNDPQALIDDIRHAGAIFMGRHTPEAIGDYCAGPNHVLPTSGTARFSSPLGVYDFQKKSSLIYCTAEGSKPLAKVADTLAMQENLEAHARSARYRSDS encoded by the coding sequence ATGCGGACGTTAATCAGCACTGATGCGAATTTTGATCAACAGCTTGATGAGCTGCTTGCCTTTGAAACGGTAAATGACAAACAACTATTGGCGACGGTCGATGACATTATTGATCAAGTGCGCCGACAGGGCGATGAAGCCGTATTGGCGCTCACTCAGAAGTTTGATGCTCATCCAGCAACCGATATGCAGCAGCTGCTATTAACCACTGAGCAATTACAACAGGCTTATGAAGGCTTAGATGAGACCGTTAAAGCAGCATTGAATGTTGCCGCTGAACGTATCGAAAGCTTCCATCAACACCAACGTCAACCGACTTGGGAATATACCGATGACCTTGGCAATCGCTTGGGTCAGAAAGTAACCCCGCTGGATAGAGTCGGGATTTATGTTCCTGGTGGTTTGGCTTCGTATCCATCATCAGTATTGATGAATGCGCTGCCAGCGAAAGTAGCCGGTGTGCCGGAGATTGTTATGGTAGTGCCAGCGCCCAAAGGTGAGCTTAATTCACTGGTACTGGCTGCCGCTTATCTGGCTGGCGTGAAGAAAGTATTTACCATTGGCGGCGCGCAAGCCGTTGCTGCCTTAGCGTATGGTACTGAGACCATTGCACAAGTGGATAAGATTACCGGACCGGGGAACAAGTATGTGGCCGCCGCTAAGCGAGCCGTATTCGGTCAGGTCGGCATTGATATGATTGCAGGCCCTTCTGAAGTGTTGGTCTATGCTGAGGGTGAAGCCGAAGACAATGCAGACTGGCTAGCGATGGACTTATTATCACAAGCCGAGCATGATACCGTTGCCCAGTCTATATTTGTCACTACCAGTGAGCAGCAATTAAAAGACGTTGATGCTGCGATCACTAAGGCATTAACCCTATTGCCAAAAGCAGATATCGCGCGTGAGTCATTACAAAATCGTGGGGCGTTAATCTTAGTAAAAGACCGCCGCGAAGGTCTTGAGGTTATCAACCGTGTGGCGCCAGAGCACTTAGAGCTTTCGTTGAATGATCCGCAAGCGTTGATTGATGATATTCGTCATGCCGGCGCTATTTTTATGGGTCGTCATACGCCTGAAGCGATTGGTGATTATTGTGCAGGTCCAAACCATGTGCTACCGACTTCTGGTACCGCACGTTTCTCTTCGCCTTTAGGGGTATATGACTTCCAGAAAAAGTCGTCTTTAATTTATTGTACGGCGGAGGGCTCTAAACCGTTGGCTAAAGTCGCCGATACCTTAGCGATGCAAGAAAATTTAGAGGCACATGCACGCTCAGCACGCTATCGCAGTGACAGTTAA
- the hisC gene encoding histidinol-phosphate transaminase: MTNPMEFKLDTRLWSNKARNLNPYVPGEQPKHDNLCKLNTNENPFPPSAKVAEAISAALADQAQALRLYPAPESDDLRQALANAYQLDINQVFVGNGSDEVLALVFASFFMKERPLLAPDISYSFYPVYADTFGVELVNIPLREDFSIETNDYRQPCSGIIIANPNAPTGIILSLDAISKLANEHPNAVIVIDEAYIDFAKPESGEAVSAVSLINEHDNLLVTQTFSKSRSLAGLRVGMAFGNPSLIEALTRMKNSFNSYPLDRLAQAGALASVQDTAYFKQVCEQVIELREQLIEQLTSLGFDVLPSQANFVFARPAQGNASEVAQQLREQGIIVRYFSQPRIDEYLRITVGTAEQNQRLITALTELGA; encoded by the coding sequence ATGACAAATCCTATGGAATTTAAACTTGATACCCGATTGTGGTCAAATAAAGCACGTAATTTAAATCCTTATGTGCCAGGTGAGCAGCCAAAACACGATAACTTATGTAAGCTCAACACCAATGAAAACCCTTTTCCGCCTTCTGCAAAAGTAGCTGAGGCTATCAGTGCTGCGTTGGCTGATCAAGCACAGGCGCTGCGTCTGTATCCAGCGCCTGAGTCAGATGACTTGCGCCAAGCATTGGCCAATGCCTATCAACTAGATATCAATCAAGTATTTGTCGGCAATGGCTCAGATGAAGTACTGGCCTTGGTATTCGCCAGCTTCTTTATGAAAGAGCGTCCATTATTGGCCCCAGATATCAGCTACAGTTTTTATCCCGTGTATGCCGATACTTTCGGTGTGGAGCTAGTGAATATCCCATTGCGTGAAGACTTTAGCATTGAAACCAATGACTACCGTCAGCCTTGCTCAGGCATTATCATTGCCAACCCGAATGCGCCAACTGGTATTATATTGTCATTAGACGCCATCAGTAAGTTGGCAAATGAGCATCCTAATGCGGTGATAGTGATTGATGAGGCTTATATTGACTTTGCTAAGCCTGAGTCAGGTGAAGCGGTATCTGCAGTTAGCTTGATTAATGAGCATGACAACTTGTTGGTGACTCAGACCTTCTCTAAATCACGTTCATTAGCAGGACTGCGAGTGGGTATGGCGTTTGGTAATCCGTCACTGATTGAAGCGTTAACACGTATGAAAAATAGCTTTAACAGCTATCCGTTAGACCGCTTAGCACAAGCCGGCGCTCTGGCCAGTGTGCAAGACACTGCTTACTTTAAGCAGGTATGCGAGCAGGTAATTGAGCTACGTGAACAGCTGATTGAACAATTAACATCGCTTGGTTTTGATGTATTACCGTCACAAGCAAACTTTGTGTTTGCACGCCCTGCGCAGGGCAATGCCAGTGAGGTTGCTCAGCAACTACGTGAGCAGGGGATTATCGTCCGTTACTTTAGTCAACCACGTATTGATGAGTACTTGCGCATTACTGTTGGCACAGCGGAACAAAACCAACGCTTAATCACTGCCTTAACGGAACTAGGCGCTTAG
- a CDS encoding BON domain-containing protein, which yields MASSWLLANKVVRSSALCMALGVGVLSGCTSLQTMTAPNESYGVAATDRTLAQRILDKSIENTILVNINRQDPTLHERSRINVYSFYSTVLVTGEVPDEANKKQIDTIISSMPDVKEFYNQLNVGNFKGASYTVHDTYISSKVNAKILANSGISGRQIKIVTDDGIVYAMGKLTPSQRGHLLNIVDSTVGIKQLVLLTQLIDDYGQPLDENSISQETGLEPPAARYTEAPVVIEAPAQQAVASQDASQSSQATAQTQNSGVPIVTPQAQAGGAAPSSGQPQAQAPAQPVQPAQPTQTSGNPSGQTPTTQGSSTYASPYIEMYKKEVPGW from the coding sequence ATGGCGAGTTCTTGGTTATTAGCCAATAAGGTTGTTCGCAGTAGCGCACTTTGCATGGCGCTGGGTGTCGGCGTATTGTCCGGCTGTACATCATTACAAACCATGACTGCACCGAATGAATCTTATGGTGTGGCGGCAACAGACAGAACCTTAGCGCAGCGCATCCTAGATAAGAGTATTGAAAATACGATTCTGGTTAATATTAATCGCCAAGATCCAACTTTGCATGAACGTAGTCGTATCAATGTCTATAGCTTTTACAGTACCGTTTTGGTCACTGGTGAGGTTCCCGATGAAGCCAACAAAAAGCAGATCGATACCATTATTTCGTCTATGCCAGACGTGAAAGAGTTTTATAACCAATTGAATGTTGGTAACTTCAAAGGTGCCAGCTACACGGTGCATGATACTTATATCAGCTCGAAGGTGAATGCCAAAATTTTGGCAAACAGCGGCATCAGTGGTCGCCAAATCAAGATTGTGACCGATGATGGGATTGTCTATGCCATGGGTAAATTGACACCATCGCAGCGTGGACACTTGCTTAATATTGTAGACAGCACAGTAGGCATTAAGCAGTTGGTATTGTTAACACAGCTGATTGATGACTATGGTCAACCTTTAGACGAAAACAGCATTAGCCAAGAGACAGGTCTTGAGCCGCCGGCAGCACGTTACACCGAAGCACCTGTGGTGATTGAAGCACCTGCCCAACAAGCAGTCGCCAGTCAAGACGCTTCGCAAAGTTCACAAGCCACTGCGCAAACCCAAAACTCTGGCGTACCGATTGTGACCCCTCAAGCGCAAGCAGGCGGTGCAGCACCGAGCAGCGGGCAGCCACAAGCGCAAGCACCGGCGCAACCCGTTCAGCCAGCACAACCGACTCAAACCAGTGGCAATCCATCCGGTCAGACGCCAACCACGCAAGGATCATCTACTTACGCCAGCCCCTATATAGAAATGTATAAGAAAGAAGTACCTGGCTGGTAA
- a CDS encoding YraN family protein produces MPSNPDLLVSPKQRHGSDYEQLAADFLQQQGLVLIASNWQQPKVGEIDLVMLQSTKHWDTLVFIEVRKRKVSGYGDALTSVTKAKQRKLIKTAKYFLQRHPQYAHLECRFDVVAYNEPKTIQFETKQTKTGQVDSEPLMLLPEWVQSAFMGAAW; encoded by the coding sequence ATGCCATCTAATCCTGATTTATTGGTATCACCGAAGCAGCGGCATGGCAGTGACTATGAGCAACTGGCGGCTGATTTTTTGCAGCAGCAAGGATTGGTGCTTATTGCCAGTAACTGGCAGCAACCTAAAGTTGGTGAAATTGACTTAGTCATGTTGCAGTCCACAAAGCATTGGGATACCTTGGTGTTTATCGAGGTGCGCAAGCGTAAAGTCAGTGGTTATGGTGATGCATTGACGAGTGTTACCAAGGCCAAGCAGCGTAAATTGATTAAAACTGCTAAATATTTTTTGCAGCGTCATCCACAGTATGCACATTTAGAATGTCGCTTTGATGTGGTGGCTTATAATGAGCCAAAGACGATACAGTTTGAAACCAAGCAGACAAAAACCGGTCAAGTTGATAGTGAACCATTAATGCTATTGCCAGAATGGGTACAAAGCGCTTTTATGGGAGCGGCTTGGTAA